Proteins encoded within one genomic window of Methanothrix harundinacea 6Ac:
- the hisD gene encoding histidinol dehydrogenase, with amino-acid sequence MSELVDEEAKGLLSRGVDVQSVMPAVVEIVNEVQERGDRALADLTERFDGVRIGKVRVGKDEIEKAGDQVPEKLKKALEIALENIAAFHHQELDRDLWMTETSPGVMAGQMVVPLDSVGAYVPGGRAAYPSSALMTVVPAKVAGVERVIVCTPPGKEGKVNPITLVAAEMAGADEIYRVGGVQAVAAMAFGTESIRPVQKIVGPGNIYVTAAKLLLRSTVEIDMPAGPSEVLIIADYTAEPEVLASDMIAQAEHDPQSISVLVTDDEDLAIATRAEVEKQAKETARWEIVKESLEKAAILVAGSMEEAISFSNSFAPEHLEIIVRDPMTVLGEIRNAGSVFLGPYTPVAAGDYASGTNHVLPTSGYARAFSGLNVDAFVKKITVQKISKEGLSLLKDAITILAEAEGLDAHAESVRKRLVERKLEGV; translated from the coding sequence ATGAGCGAACTGGTCGATGAGGAGGCGAAAGGCCTTCTATCGAGGGGCGTGGACGTCCAGTCGGTGATGCCCGCGGTGGTGGAGATAGTGAACGAGGTCCAGGAGCGGGGGGACAGGGCCCTCGCCGACCTGACCGAGAGGTTCGACGGCGTCCGGATAGGGAAGGTCCGGGTCGGCAAAGACGAGATAGAGAAGGCTGGTGACCAGGTGCCGGAGAAGCTGAAGAAGGCCCTGGAGATCGCCCTGGAGAACATCGCCGCCTTCCACCACCAGGAGCTCGACCGGGACCTATGGATGACCGAGACCTCCCCGGGGGTTATGGCCGGCCAGATGGTGGTCCCCCTCGACTCCGTCGGGGCCTACGTCCCCGGCGGCCGGGCCGCCTACCCCAGCTCCGCCCTGATGACCGTCGTCCCGGCGAAGGTCGCCGGCGTCGAGAGGGTCATCGTCTGCACCCCGCCGGGGAAGGAGGGGAAGGTGAACCCCATCACCCTCGTCGCAGCCGAGATGGCGGGAGCCGACGAGATCTACCGGGTCGGAGGGGTCCAGGCGGTGGCGGCGATGGCTTTCGGGACGGAGTCGATCCGGCCGGTCCAGAAGATCGTGGGGCCGGGGAACATCTACGTCACCGCCGCCAAGCTCCTCCTCCGGTCCACCGTCGAGATCGATATGCCCGCGGGCCCCAGTGAGGTTCTCATCATCGCCGACTATACGGCAGAGCCCGAGGTTTTGGCTTCGGACATGATCGCCCAGGCGGAGCACGACCCCCAGTCGATATCGGTTCTGGTCACCGACGACGAGGATCTGGCCATAGCCACCAGGGCCGAGGTGGAGAAGCAGGCAAAAGAGACGGCCCGGTGGGAGATCGTCAAAGAGAGCCTGGAGAAGGCTGCGATCCTCGTGGCGGGGTCGATGGAGGAGGCCATCAGCTTCTCAAACAGCTTCGCCCCCGAGCACCTGGAGATCATAGTAAGAGACCCCATGACCGTCCTCGGCGAGATCAGGAACGCGGGAAGCGTATTTCTCGGGCCGTACACGCCGGTCGCCGCCGGAGACTACGCCAGCGGCACCAACCACGTCCTCCCGACCTCGGGGTACGCGAGGGCCTTCTCCGGCCTCAACGTCGACGCCTTCGTAAAGAAGATCACCGTCCAGAAGATCTCGAAGGAGGGGCTCAGTCTCCTGAAGGACGCAATCACCATCCTCGCCGAGGCGGAGGGGCTCGACGCCCACGCCGAGTCGGTGAGAAAGAGGCTCGTCGAGAGGAAGCTGGAGGGCGTCTGA
- a CDS encoding ATP-dependent DNA ligase yields MTSFESFAELCARIEEIGGSIEKADLLASFLRDLEEEELSVVPSFVMGSPFPASSDLLLGVGPSTLYDALSKAFGAAPSEVQELLRRTGDVGAVAAELAKKGRSSTLSTFLEGERLTILEVHSRFLLIARASGRRSQTAKMKHLRYLFSEAGATEARYMARLALEDMRIGVGEGIVRDAVAKAFGISPEEVERGYNFTSDLGLVARQAKEGRLQELTIEIGRPIKMMLAQLGSGIAGSVAEMGTAAVEVKYDGSRVQIHKRGEEVEIFSRRLERVTRSLPEIVSFVKEGVRAEAAILDGEAVARGEDGRPLPFQEILKRFRRKYRVEGAAKRIPLELMLFDLIYLNGRVLIDEPLRERRRLLESVADEKILAGQKVTDDPEEVAGIYEEAIAEGHEGVMLKSPESPYAPGKRGKNWLKIKPVMETLDLVVIGARWGEGRRATFFGSYRLASPDPETGRLEDVGWVATGITDEMLAELTELFRDLVLVAGEGMEVEVKPEVVFEVAFEEIQKSKSYSSGYALRFPRLVRIRDDKAVEEADTLDRVAGLYATQRGRNGRSSG; encoded by the coding sequence ATGACCAGCTTCGAAAGCTTCGCAGAGCTCTGCGCGAGGATCGAGGAGATCGGCGGCTCCATCGAGAAGGCCGACCTCCTCGCCTCCTTCCTCCGGGATCTGGAAGAGGAGGAGCTCTCGGTCGTCCCCTCTTTTGTGATGGGGTCCCCCTTCCCGGCGAGCTCCGACCTTCTCCTGGGGGTGGGACCGAGCACCCTCTACGACGCCCTCTCCAAGGCCTTCGGGGCGGCCCCCTCCGAGGTCCAGGAGCTCCTCCGGAGGACGGGAGACGTGGGGGCGGTGGCGGCGGAGCTGGCGAAGAAGGGGAGGTCCTCCACCCTCTCGACCTTCCTGGAGGGGGAGAGGCTCACGATCCTCGAGGTCCATTCCCGGTTCCTCCTCATCGCCCGGGCATCGGGGCGGAGGAGCCAGACCGCCAAGATGAAGCACCTCCGATACCTCTTCAGCGAGGCCGGGGCGACGGAGGCGAGGTACATGGCGAGGCTCGCCCTGGAGGATATGAGGATCGGGGTCGGCGAGGGGATCGTCCGGGACGCCGTCGCCAAGGCCTTCGGAATATCGCCGGAGGAGGTGGAGCGGGGGTACAACTTCACCAGCGACCTCGGCCTAGTAGCCCGGCAGGCGAAGGAGGGTCGGCTCCAGGAGCTGACGATCGAGATCGGTCGACCCATAAAGATGATGCTCGCCCAGCTCGGGTCCGGGATCGCAGGGTCGGTGGCGGAGATGGGGACGGCGGCCGTCGAGGTGAAGTACGACGGGTCCCGGGTCCAGATCCACAAGAGGGGAGAGGAGGTGGAGATCTTCTCCCGCCGGCTGGAGAGGGTGACCCGCTCCCTCCCCGAGATCGTATCCTTCGTAAAAGAGGGGGTCCGGGCGGAGGCCGCCATCCTCGACGGGGAGGCGGTGGCCCGGGGCGAGGACGGAAGGCCCCTGCCCTTCCAGGAGATCCTGAAGCGGTTCCGGAGGAAGTACAGGGTCGAGGGGGCGGCGAAGAGGATCCCCCTGGAGCTGATGCTCTTCGATCTCATCTATCTCAACGGCCGGGTCCTCATCGACGAGCCCCTCCGGGAGAGGAGAAGGCTTCTGGAGTCGGTGGCGGACGAAAAGATCCTAGCAGGCCAAAAGGTGACCGACGATCCCGAGGAGGTGGCCGGGATCTACGAGGAGGCGATTGCAGAAGGCCACGAGGGCGTCATGCTGAAGAGCCCCGAGTCCCCCTACGCCCCCGGTAAGAGGGGTAAGAACTGGCTGAAGATAAAGCCGGTGATGGAGACCCTCGACCTCGTCGTCATCGGAGCCCGGTGGGGGGAGGGGAGGAGGGCGACCTTCTTCGGCTCCTACCGGCTGGCATCCCCGGACCCGGAGACCGGCCGCCTCGAGGACGTGGGGTGGGTGGCGACGGGGATCACCGACGAAATGCTCGCCGAGCTGACGGAGCTCTTCCGCGACCTCGTCCTCGTCGCCGGAGAGGGGATGGAGGTGGAGGTGAAGCCCGAGGTGGTCTTCGAGGTGGCCTTCGAGGAGATCCAGAAGAGCAAGAGCTACTCCTCCGGCTACGCCCTCCGGTTCCCCAGGCTCGTCCGGATCAGGGACGACAAGGCCGTGGAGGAGGCGGACACCCTCGACCGGGTGGCCGGCCTTTACGCCACCCAGCGGGGTAGGAACGGCAGATCGTCGGGCTGA
- a CDS encoding amino acid-binding protein, with the protein MRLSMDLELQDVPGQLMQSLEPFKKYKGNIISVVHHRDRKTPRGTVPVQIVFEIDPSNIDNIKRHLQDNGIVVVRAGEDRFIEEISVLLIGHVVHTDLGDTIDRIDSTGFAEVEDLSLRMPGIDEPSSAYLRIRATGKEEIRKSLSILREVGAEKDLLVIEPIEAEKI; encoded by the coding sequence ATGCGACTTTCGATGGACTTGGAACTGCAAGATGTGCCGGGACAGCTGATGCAGTCCCTCGAGCCATTCAAGAAGTACAAGGGGAACATCATCAGCGTGGTCCATCACCGGGATCGGAAGACGCCGAGGGGCACCGTCCCGGTCCAGATCGTCTTCGAGATCGATCCATCAAATATCGATAACATCAAAAGACACCTCCAGGATAATGGGATCGTGGTGGTGAGGGCGGGGGAGGACCGGTTCATCGAGGAGATCTCGGTCCTTCTCATCGGCCACGTCGTCCACACCGACCTCGGGGACACCATAGACCGGATCGATTCCACCGGCTTCGCCGAGGTGGAGGACCTCTCCCTCAGGATGCCGGGGATCGATGAGCCCTCCTCCGCCTACCTGAGGATCAGGGCGACGGGGAAAGAGGAGATCAGAAAGTCCCTCTCGATCCTCCGCGAGGTGGGGGCGGAGAAGGACCTTCTGGTGATAGAACCTATCGAGGCTGAGAAGATATGA
- a CDS encoding NAD+ synthase, giving the protein MAKEDAETHLAKFIRDQVEAAGAKGAVLGISGGLDSATVAFLAVRALGKDRVLGLLLPEAGVTPKEDVLDARKVASILGIEAEEIDISQVLRSYFAVLPAKAAPAVVNGNLKARVRMTILYWHANLLGRLVLGTGNRTEILLGYSTKFGDSAADVLPIAGLYKDEVRDLARRLGVPDRILDKAPTAGLWPGQTDEGELGITYQDANAILRGLEAGRSRNDLAAEFGREELALVEGRIAAGRHKRELPPTPGK; this is encoded by the coding sequence ATGGCCAAAGAAGATGCGGAGACCCATCTTGCGAAGTTCATAAGAGACCAGGTGGAGGCGGCCGGGGCGAAAGGCGCCGTCCTCGGGATCAGCGGCGGCCTCGACTCGGCGACCGTCGCCTTCCTCGCCGTCCGGGCCCTGGGAAAGGACCGGGTCCTCGGCCTCCTCCTCCCGGAGGCGGGGGTGACGCCAAAGGAGGATGTCCTGGACGCGAGGAAGGTCGCATCGATCCTCGGGATCGAGGCAGAGGAGATCGACATCTCCCAGGTGCTGAGGAGCTACTTTGCGGTCCTCCCCGCAAAGGCGGCTCCAGCGGTGGTGAACGGAAACCTGAAGGCGAGGGTGAGGATGACGATCCTCTACTGGCACGCAAACCTTCTGGGCAGGCTCGTCCTCGGGACCGGGAACAGGACCGAGATCCTGCTCGGCTACTCGACGAAGTTCGGCGATTCCGCCGCCGACGTCCTGCCGATAGCAGGCCTCTACAAGGACGAGGTGAGGGATCTCGCGAGGCGCCTCGGCGTTCCGGATCGGATCCTCGATAAGGCGCCGACCGCCGGCCTCTGGCCCGGCCAGACCGACGAGGGGGAGCTTGGGATCACCTACCAGGACGCGAACGCCATCCTCCGGGGGCTGGAGGCGGGAAGGAGCCGAAACGACCTCGCGGCGGAGTTCGGGAGGGAGGAGCTGGCCCTCGTCGAAGGGCGGATCGCCGCCGGAAGGCACAAGAGGGAGCTTCCACCGACGCCAGGAAAGTGA
- a CDS encoding baeRF10 domain-containing protein, whose protein sequence is MDPGSEFEGVGEGRLTPVTEIDIRGLAEVRDEKDVFLSVYLPTASREEEAENRSFVARRSRAMEEALPADLKASFRETMATVEDLLFSSPIPGERGRIVFASAPAPLLRAYRIGIDPGRAMVLDTSPFLLPLAKLRDDYLDYGLLLLDSREARLFCVRSDVPEEVGRLSADLMGKHKKGGWSQMRFNRLRKGAVRSFLSEVAEDVRESCLRHKTRGLVVAGPGDAKKEFLELLPHDLGRKVLAVVDLPIDAPQRKLVEIGNEIALADERVLSMERAEELRAQILRGGLAVRGVEATKVALEAGRVSVLVLLKDASAPGWICERCQALEARRRPPPACPNCGGPTSAVDVVNELYELAERTGAEVEFVEEDACLASGEGVGALLRY, encoded by the coding sequence ATGGATCCCGGATCGGAGTTCGAAGGGGTAGGGGAAGGTCGCCTCACCCCGGTGACGGAGATAGATATTCGAGGGCTGGCAGAGGTCCGAGACGAGAAGGACGTCTTCTTATCGGTCTACCTCCCCACCGCCTCGAGGGAGGAGGAGGCCGAGAACCGCAGCTTCGTCGCCAGGAGGTCGAGGGCGATGGAGGAGGCCCTCCCGGCGGATCTGAAGGCGTCCTTCAGAGAGACGATGGCCACCGTCGAAGACCTCCTCTTTTCATCGCCCATCCCCGGCGAGAGGGGGCGGATCGTCTTCGCCTCGGCCCCCGCCCCCCTCCTCCGGGCCTACAGGATCGGGATCGATCCCGGACGTGCCATGGTCCTGGACACCTCCCCCTTCCTCCTCCCTCTCGCGAAGCTCCGGGACGACTACCTCGACTACGGCCTCCTCCTCCTCGACTCCCGGGAGGCCCGGCTCTTCTGCGTCCGCTCCGACGTCCCGGAGGAGGTGGGACGGCTATCGGCGGACCTGATGGGAAAGCACAAGAAGGGGGGTTGGAGCCAGATGAGGTTCAACCGCCTCCGGAAGGGGGCGGTTCGGTCCTTCCTCTCGGAGGTGGCCGAGGACGTCCGGGAGTCGTGCCTCCGGCACAAGACGCGGGGGCTCGTCGTCGCCGGTCCCGGCGACGCCAAAAAGGAGTTTCTGGAGCTCCTCCCCCATGATCTGGGACGGAAGGTTCTCGCCGTCGTCGACCTCCCCATCGACGCGCCCCAAAGGAAGCTCGTCGAGATCGGAAACGAGATCGCCCTCGCCGACGAGAGGGTGCTGTCGATGGAGAGGGCGGAGGAGCTGCGGGCCCAGATCCTGAGGGGCGGCCTTGCGGTCAGGGGCGTCGAGGCGACGAAGGTCGCCCTGGAGGCGGGCCGGGTGAGCGTCCTCGTCCTCCTCAAGGACGCCTCGGCGCCGGGCTGGATCTGCGAGAGGTGCCAGGCCCTGGAGGCGAGGAGGCGGCCGCCTCCGGCCTGTCCGAACTGCGGTGGGCCGACTTCGGCCGTCGACGTCGTCAATGAGCTCTACGAGCTGGCGGAGAGGACGGGAGCCGAGGTGGAGTTCGTCGAGGAGGATGCCTGCCTCGCCTCGGGAGAGGGGGTGGGGGCGCTTCTGAGGTATTAG
- a CDS encoding alpha/beta hydrolase, with amino-acid sequence MISSEDAGASSLRELRFSSRGAEVAALLREPSAKRPEGFPGVVLLPGATVTKEQEQGLAELLSGLGYATIALDQRNRGGVDVGGDLEMFINGQEPTEHKMVHDALAAAEVLRMQPEIDPDRIVYLGESNGGRFAIIASALDRRSRGVVAISTCGYDVEGEEIDLLRMSGPDAVRFLRSIDPDTYLERIPPRRLVMIHSKNDTVIPVDSASRTYQKALEPKAMHIVDCATHGRCGEMDPYIEEELARMVG; translated from the coding sequence TTGATCTCATCCGAGGATGCTGGTGCCTCAAGCCTCCGGGAGCTCCGCTTCAGCAGCCGGGGGGCGGAGGTGGCGGCCCTCCTTCGAGAGCCCTCGGCCAAGAGACCAGAAGGCTTTCCAGGCGTGGTCCTCCTCCCCGGGGCGACCGTCACCAAAGAGCAGGAGCAGGGCCTCGCAGAGCTCCTCTCCGGCCTGGGATACGCGACGATCGCCCTCGATCAGCGGAACCGCGGCGGCGTCGACGTGGGGGGCGATCTGGAGATGTTCATCAACGGCCAGGAGCCGACGGAGCACAAGATGGTCCACGACGCCCTGGCGGCGGCCGAGGTCCTGAGGATGCAGCCCGAGATCGATCCGGACCGGATCGTCTACCTCGGGGAGAGCAACGGGGGCCGCTTTGCCATCATCGCCTCCGCCCTGGACAGGAGGTCCCGGGGCGTGGTCGCCATCAGCACCTGCGGTTACGATGTAGAGGGGGAGGAGATCGATCTCTTGAGGATGAGCGGCCCGGACGCGGTCAGGTTCCTGCGATCCATCGATCCCGATACCTATCTCGAGAGAATCCCGCCCCGAAGGTTGGTGATGATCCACTCGAAGAACGATACAGTAATTCCCGTCGATTCGGCGAGCCGGACCTATCAGAAGGCTCTGGAGCCAAAAGCGATGCACATCGTCGATTGCGCCACCCACGGCCGCTGCGGGGAGATGGACCCTTATATCGAAGAGGAGCTGGCGCGGATGGTAGGGTGA
- a CDS encoding nucleotidyltransferase family protein: MDALRILKANEKEVKRKFGVRKIGIFGSYARGEEKERSDVDVLVEFEEPTFRNFMGLVFFLEELFDREVDLVTVKGLSPYIRPYVEREVVWSE; the protein is encoded by the coding sequence ATGGACGCTCTCAGAATTCTGAAGGCTAACGAGAAAGAGGTTAAAAGGAAGTTCGGCGTCCGCAAGATCGGCATCTTCGGCTCCTATGCCCGAGGGGAGGAGAAGGAGAGGAGCGACGTAGACGTCCTGGTGGAGTTTGAGGAGCCGACCTTCAGAAACTTCATGGGCCTGGTCTTCTTCCTCGAAGAGCTCTTCGATAGAGAGGTGGACCTGGTGACCGTCAAGGGGCTGAGCCCCTACATAAGGCCTTACGTTGAGAGGGAGGTGGTATGGTCTGAATAA
- a CDS encoding HepT-like ribonuclease domain-containing protein, translating into MRHILDEIDFLLSECEGVDAEDLMSDKVLSRACVRSLEIIGEAVKNVSQEIKDGHPEIDWRLIAGMRDKLIHQYFGIDWDVVTNVLNEEIRPLKAEIETLLLEVES; encoded by the coding sequence TTGAGGCACATCCTCGACGAGATCGATTTTCTTCTATCGGAATGTGAGGGTGTGGACGCCGAGGATCTTATGAGTGATAAAGTTCTGAGCAGGGCTTGCGTGCGAAGCCTGGAGATCATCGGCGAGGCTGTCAAGAACGTATCCCAAGAGATTAAGGATGGTCACCCGGAGATCGACTGGAGGCTCATCGCCGGGATGAGGGACAAGCTCATCCACCAGTACTTCGGGATAGACTGGGACGTGGTCACCAACGTCTTGAACGAGGAGATCAGGCCGCTCAAAGCCGAGATCGAGACCTTGCTTTTGGAGGTTGAGAGCTGA
- a CDS encoding UbiA prenyltransferase family protein, which produces MSGGEEGRGDKTTAGGKLRAYAELLRPPLAPMDIALPGAAALLAAYATAGALPAALPFAIATLGAYAAITSSYVYNDCCDVDVDAVGMPDRPLPSSQVTRSAALAYSALLFGIAAAVAFYLNPESLVALIGATMIMAVYSKAAKRTTPFSWALVGLSFGIVPVGVWLAMAPAGILKDGPGLHAGALLLGAMICITDWGFTNCDASRDVEGDRREGIPTFPVTYGIPLTAKLVAAAWVVGVLLSIALGVATGLGPIYFAAALVAGGWMIAQTVGFVKTPTAARGERTFYQGANYRAVLFAALIVDVLLRATVAGYPGLLG; this is translated from the coding sequence TTGAGCGGCGGCGAGGAGGGGAGAGGGGATAAGACGACAGCGGGGGGGAAGCTGAGGGCCTACGCCGAGCTCCTCCGCCCGCCTCTTGCGCCGATGGACATCGCCCTTCCGGGGGCGGCGGCCCTCCTGGCCGCCTATGCCACCGCCGGGGCCCTGCCGGCGGCCTTACCCTTCGCCATCGCCACCCTGGGGGCGTATGCCGCCATCACCAGCTCTTACGTCTACAACGACTGCTGCGACGTCGACGTCGACGCCGTGGGGATGCCGGACCGGCCGCTGCCGTCTTCCCAGGTGACGAGGTCGGCGGCCCTCGCCTACTCGGCCCTCCTATTCGGCATAGCGGCGGCCGTCGCCTTCTACCTCAACCCTGAGAGCCTCGTCGCCCTCATCGGAGCGACGATGATCATGGCCGTCTACTCGAAGGCGGCGAAGAGGACCACCCCCTTCTCCTGGGCCCTCGTCGGCCTCTCCTTCGGGATAGTGCCGGTGGGGGTCTGGCTCGCCATGGCCCCGGCTGGGATCCTCAAGGACGGGCCCGGCCTCCACGCCGGGGCCCTCCTCCTGGGGGCGATGATCTGCATCACCGACTGGGGGTTCACCAACTGCGACGCCTCCCGGGACGTCGAGGGCGACCGGCGGGAGGGGATCCCCACCTTTCCCGTGACTTATGGCATCCCCCTGACGGCAAAGCTCGTCGCCGCCGCCTGGGTCGTCGGGGTCCTTCTCTCCATAGCCCTGGGGGTCGCGACAGGCCTCGGTCCGATCTACTTCGCCGCGGCCCTGGTGGCGGGAGGGTGGATGATCGCCCAGACCGTAGGCTTTGTGAAGACTCCAACGGCGGCGAGGGGGGAGAGGACCTTCTACCAGGGGGCGAACTACCGGGCGGTCCTATTCGCCGCCCTGATCGTCGACGTCCTCCTCCGGGCGACGGTGGCGGGGTACCCTGGGCTCTTAGGGTGA
- a CDS encoding glucose-6-phosphate isomerase family protein yields the protein MNELEFGGKVKEPDVRMLRDMDDVLYDRRWARGAEDQELYYMYRDLFLSRRDGDLFVEQGIRYDITIIPPRMLGREYVKTAGHYHPTVPGEAVTYPEVYEVLEGEATYLLQREDLSDVLVVRAMEGDKVVVPPGYGHITINESNKRLKMANFVARGFSSIYEPIRERGGGAYFLTEDGFVENPRCEEAAPLREIEVPKVKALGLSKNREIYPIGREVGKLAWLVRPQDYLEIFEGFLD from the coding sequence TTGAACGAGCTCGAATTCGGCGGGAAGGTGAAGGAACCGGACGTGAGGATGCTCCGCGATATGGACGACGTCCTCTACGACAGGAGGTGGGCGAGAGGAGCCGAGGACCAGGAGCTCTACTACATGTACCGGGACCTCTTCCTCAGCAGGAGGGACGGCGACCTCTTCGTTGAGCAGGGGATCAGGTACGACATCACCATCATCCCGCCCCGGATGCTGGGGCGGGAGTACGTCAAGACGGCGGGCCACTACCACCCAACGGTCCCGGGCGAGGCGGTCACCTACCCTGAGGTCTACGAGGTCCTGGAGGGGGAGGCGACCTACCTCCTCCAGAGGGAGGACCTGAGCGACGTGTTGGTGGTGAGGGCGATGGAAGGCGACAAGGTGGTCGTCCCTCCGGGGTACGGCCACATCACCATTAACGAGTCGAACAAGAGGCTGAAGATGGCGAACTTCGTCGCCCGGGGCTTCTCGTCGATCTACGAGCCGATTCGAGAGAGGGGCGGGGGCGCCTACTTCCTCACCGAGGACGGGTTCGTCGAGAACCCGCGATGCGAGGAGGCGGCGCCCCTTCGGGAGATCGAGGTTCCGAAGGTGAAGGCCCTCGGCCTTTCGAAAAATCGGGAGATCTACCCCATCGGCCGCGAGGTGGGGAAGCTTGCCTGGCTCGTCCGCCCCCAGGATTACCTGGAGATCTTCGAGGGTTTTCTCGATTGA
- a CDS encoding ATP-binding protein → MKQLVVISGKGGTGKTTMTASLAALAKGEMVVADCDVDAPDLHLLLKPQVRETFDFYGLEVASIDPEKCTKCGKCEEACRFCAISDFAVDPAACEGCRVCTVVCPSEAVAMTDRISGHAFVSDTRFGTMVHAELFPGEEASGKLVTMVRELAAQVAEREGRDLVIIDGSPGIGCPVIASITGTDLALVMTEPSISGAHDLERILAVVEHFGVEALVAVNKHDLNPDMTERIGELCRDLGFDLAGKLPFDPGVVGAMVQRKTLVEVEGPVGDAIRDLWDKIRARL, encoded by the coding sequence ATGAAGCAGCTGGTGGTCATCAGCGGGAAGGGCGGCACGGGAAAGACGACGATGACCGCATCCCTCGCCGCCCTCGCTAAAGGCGAGATGGTGGTGGCGGACTGCGACGTCGACGCCCCCGACCTCCACCTACTCCTGAAGCCCCAGGTCCGGGAGACCTTCGACTTTTATGGGCTAGAGGTCGCTTCCATCGACCCCGAGAAGTGCACAAAATGCGGCAAGTGCGAGGAGGCCTGCAGGTTTTGCGCCATCTCCGACTTTGCCGTCGACCCCGCCGCTTGCGAGGGGTGCCGGGTCTGCACCGTCGTCTGCCCCTCGGAGGCGGTCGCCATGACCGATAGAATCTCGGGCCACGCCTTCGTCTCTGATACCCGGTTTGGGACGATGGTCCACGCCGAGCTATTTCCTGGGGAGGAGGCGAGCGGAAAGCTGGTGACGATGGTGAGGGAGCTCGCAGCCCAGGTGGCGGAGAGGGAGGGAAGAGATCTTGTCATCATCGACGGCTCTCCGGGGATCGGCTGCCCCGTCATCGCCTCCATCACCGGGACAGACCTCGCCCTGGTGATGACAGAGCCCTCCATCTCCGGCGCCCACGACCTGGAGAGGATCCTCGCCGTCGTTGAGCACTTCGGGGTCGAGGCCCTCGTCGCCGTCAACAAGCACGACCTAAACCCCGATATGACAGAGAGGATCGGGGAACTCTGCCGCGACCTCGGCTTCGACCTCGCGGGAAAGCTCCCCTTCGACCCCGGCGTGGTGGGGGCAATGGTCCAGAGGAAGACCCTCGTCGAGGTGGAGGGGCCCGTCGGGGATGCGATCCGGGACCTATGGGATAAGATCCGGGCGAGGCTCTGA
- a CDS encoding ATP-binding protein codes for MMISVASGKGGTGKTLVATNLAASIGSVELLDCDVEEPNSYLFFPDLEERESSDCNVPIPVIDEDRCTRCGRCSEFCAYHALAVFPKEVLLFPELCHGCGGCDLVCPEGAVSMGTRAIGKIHRARSGGVRLLWGELFIGEPMATPLIRAVKAEARGDLLLVDSPPGTACPVIEAVRGSDFCLLVTEPTPFGLYDLSIAVQVVRRMEIPCGVVVNRSGIGDRGVYDYCEREGIPILLEIPMKREIAELTSRGALFSKVMVEWQEKFVHLLERIEEAAK; via the coding sequence ATGATGATATCTGTGGCCAGCGGCAAGGGTGGGACTGGAAAGACCCTGGTGGCGACGAACCTCGCGGCGTCCATCGGCTCGGTGGAGCTTTTGGACTGCGACGTCGAGGAGCCGAACAGCTATCTCTTCTTCCCCGACCTGGAGGAGAGAGAGAGCTCCGACTGCAACGTGCCGATCCCGGTGATCGACGAGGATAGGTGCACCAGGTGCGGCAGATGCTCGGAGTTCTGCGCCTACCACGCCCTCGCCGTATTTCCAAAGGAAGTCCTCCTCTTCCCGGAGCTCTGCCACGGCTGCGGAGGGTGCGACCTCGTATGCCCCGAAGGAGCGGTCTCCATGGGGACGAGGGCCATCGGGAAGATCCACAGGGCGAGGTCCGGGGGGGTGAGGCTTCTATGGGGTGAGCTCTTCATCGGCGAGCCGATGGCAACGCCCCTCATAAGGGCGGTCAAGGCCGAGGCGAGGGGCGACCTCCTCCTCGTCGACTCCCCCCCGGGGACCGCCTGTCCCGTCATCGAGGCGGTCCGGGGGAGCGACTTCTGCCTCCTGGTCACCGAGCCGACCCCCTTCGGCCTCTACGACCTCTCGATCGCCGTCCAGGTGGTGAGGAGGATGGAGATCCCCTGCGGGGTGGTGGTGAATAGGAGCGGCATCGGAGACCGGGGGGTCTACGACTACTGCGAAAGAGAAGGGATCCCGATCCTCCTGGAGATCCCCATGAAGAGGGAGATCGCAGAGCTCACCTCCCGGGGGGCCCTATTCTCCAAGGTGATGGTCGAGTGGCAGGAGAAGTTCGTTCATCTCCTCGAAAGAATCGAGGAGGCGGCAAAATGA